A DNA window from Schistocerca gregaria isolate iqSchGreg1 chromosome 2, iqSchGreg1.2, whole genome shotgun sequence contains the following coding sequences:
- the LOC126335632 gene encoding uncharacterized protein LOC126335632, with protein sequence MARTQHARLPIACTLSSWRHLVARTQHARLPIAVHSQLLAAPRGPHATRAPAQRSALSAPGGTSWPARSTRACPAQCTLSSWRHFVARTQHARLPSALLVAPRGPHAARAPAQRSALSAPGGTSWPACSTRACPAQCTLSSWRHLVARTQHARLPSAVHSQLLAAPRGPHAARAPAQRSALSAPGGTSWPARSTRACPAQCTLSSWRHLVARTQHARLPSAVHPQLLAAPRGPHAARAQHARLPSAVHPQLLAAPRGPHAARAPAQRSAPSAPGGTSWPARSTRACPAQCTLSSWRHLVARTQHARLPSAVHSQLLAAPRGPHAARAPAQRSALSAPGGTSWPARSTRACPAQCTLSSWRHLVARTQHARLPSAVHSQLLAAPRGPHAARAPAHRSALSAPGGTSWPARSTRACPAQCTLSSWLHLVARTQHARLPIAVRPQLLAAPRGPHAARAPAHRSAPSAPGGTSWPARSTRACPSQCALSSWRHLVARTQHARLPIAVRPQLLAAPRGPHAARAPAHRSALLAPGGTSWPARSTRACPSQCALSSWRHLVARTQHARLPIAVRSQLLAAPRGPHAARAPAQRSALSAPGGTSWPARSTRACPAQCTLSSWRHLVARTQHARLPSAVHSQLLAAPRGPHAARAPAQRSALSAPGGTSWPARSTRACPAQCTLSSWRHLVARTQHARLPSAVHSQLLAAPRGPHAARAPAQRSALSAPGGTSWPARSTRACPAQCTLSSWRHLVARTQHARLPSAVHSQLLAAPRGPHAARAPAQRSALSAPGGTSWPARSTRACPAQCTLSSWRHLVARTQHARLPSAVHSQLLAAPRGPHAARAPAQRSALSAPGGTSWPARSTRACPAQCTLSSWRHLVARTQHARLPSAVHSQLLAAPRGPHAARAPAHRSALSAPGGTSWHLVARTQHARLPIAVRPQLLAAPRGPHAARAPAHRSALLAPGGTSWPARSTRACPSQCALSSWRHLVARTQHARLPIALLAAPRGPHAARAPAHRSALLAPGGTSWPARSTRACPSQCALSSWRHLVARTQHARLPSAVHSQLLAAPRGPHAARAPAQRSALSAPGGTSWPARSTRACPAQCTLSSWRHLVARTQHARLPSAVHSQLLAAPRGPHAARVPAQRSALSAPGGTSWPARSTRACPAQCTLSSWRHLVARTQHARLPSAVHSQLLAAPRGPHAARAPAQRSALSAPGGTSWPARSTRACPAQCTLSSWRHLVARTQHARLPIAVHSQLLAAPRGTSWPARSTRACPSQCALSSWRHLVARTQHAHLPIAVRS encoded by the exons atggcccgcacgcagcacgcgcgcctgcccatcgca tgcactcttagctcctggcggcacctcgtggcccgcacgcagcacgcgcgcctgcccatcgcagtgcactctcagctcctggcggcacctcgtggcccgcacgcaacacgcgcgcctgcccagcgcagtgcactctcagctcctggcggcacctcgtggcccgcacgcagcacgcgcgcctgcccagcgcagtgcactcttagctcctggcggcacttcgtggcccgcacgcagcacgcgcggttgcccagcgca ctcctggtggcacctcgtggcccgcacgcagcacgcgcgcctgcccagcgcagtgcactctcagctcctggcggcacctcgtggcccgcatgcagcacgcgcgcctgcccagcgcagtgcactctcagctcctggcggcacctcgtggcccgcacgcagcacgcgcgcctgcccagcgcagtgcactctcagctcctggcggcacctcgtggcccgcacgcagcacgcgcgcctgcccagcgcagtgcactctcagctcctggcggcacctcgtggcccgcacgcagcacgcgcgcctgcccagcgcagtgcactctcagctcctggcggcacctcgtggcccgcacgcagcacgcgcgcctgcccagcgcagtgcaccctcagctcctggcggcacctcgtggcccgcacgcagcacgcgcgcagcacgcgcgcctgcccagcgcagtgcaccctcagctcctggcggcacctcgtggcccgcacgcagcacgcgcgcctgcccagcgcagtgcaccctcagctcctggcggcacctcgtggcccgcacgcagcacgcgcgcctgcccagcgcagtgcaccctcagctcctggcggcacctcgtggcccgcacgcagcacgcgcgcctgcccagcgcagtgcactctcagctcctggcggcacctcgtggcccgcacgcagcacgcgcgcctgcccagcgcagtgcactctcagctcctggcggcacctcgtggcccgcacgcagcacgcgcgcctgcccagcgcagtgcactctcagctcctggcggcacctcgtggcccgcacgcagcacgcgcgcctgcccagcgcagtgcactctcagctcctggcggcacctcgtggcccgcacgcagcacgcgcgcctgcccatcgcagtgcactctcagctcctggcggcacctcgtggcccgcacgcagcacgcgcgcctgcccagcgcagtgcaccCTCAGCTCCTGGctgcacctcgtggcccgcacgcagcacgcgcgcctgcccatcgcagtgcgccctcagctcctggcggcacctcgtggcccgcacgcagcacgcgcgcctgcccatcgcagtgcgccctcagctcctggcggcacctcgtggcccgcacgcagcacgcgcgcctgcccatcgcagtgcgccctcagctcctggcggcacctcgtggcccgcacgcagcacgcgcgcctgcccatcgcagtgcgccctcagctcctggcggcacctcgtggcccgcacgcagcacgcgcgcctgcccatcgcagtgcgctcttagctcctggcggcacctcgtggcccgcacgcagcacgcgcgcctgcccatcgcagtgcgctcttagctcctggcggcacctcgtggcccgcacgcagcacgcgcgcctgcccatcgcagtgcgctctcagctcctggcggcacctcgtggcccgcacgcagcacgcgcgcctgcccagcgcagtgcactctcagctcctggcggcacctcgtggcccgcacgcagcacgcgcgcgtgcccagcgcagtgcactctcagctcctggcggcacctcgtggcccgcacgcagcacgcgcgcctgcccagcgcagtgcactctcagctcctggcggcacctcgtggcccgcacgcagcacgcgcgcctgcccagcgcagtgcactctcagctcctggcggcacctcgtggcccgcacgcagcacgcgcgcctgcccagcgcagtgcactctcagctcctggcggcacctcgtggcccgcacgcagcacgcgcgcctgcccagcgcagtgcactctcagctcctggcggcacctcgtggcccgcacgcagcacgcgcgcctgcccagcgcagtgcactctcagctcctggcggcacctcgtggcccgcacgcagcacgcgcgcctgcccagcgcagtgcactctcagctcctggcggcacctcgtggcccgcacgcagcacgcgcgcctgcccagcgcagtgcactctcagctcctggcggcacctcgtggcccgcacgcagcacgcgcgcctgcccagcgcagtgcactctcagctcctggcggcacctcgtggcccgcacgcagcacgcgtgcctgcccagcgcagtgcactctcagctcctggcggcacctcgtggcccgcacgcagcacgcgcgcctgcccagcgcagtgcactctcagctcctggcggcacctcgtggcccgcacgcagcacgcgcgcctgcccagcgcagtgcactctcagctcctggcggcacctcgtggcccgcacgcagcacgcgcgcctgcccagcgcagtgcactctcagctcctggcggcacctcgtggcccgcacgcagcacgcgcgcctgcccagcgcagtgcactctcagctcctggcggcacctcgtggcccgcacgcagcacgcgcgcctgcccatcgcagtgcactctcagctcctggcggcacctcgtggcacctcgtggcccgcacgcagcacgcgcgcctgcccatcgcagtgcgccctcagctcctggcggcacctcgtggcccgcacgcagcacgcgcacctgcccatcgcagtgcgctcttagctcctggcggcacctcgtggcccgcacgcagcacgcgcgcctgcccatcgcagtgcgctcttagctcctggcggcacctcgtggcccgcacgcagcacgcgcgcctgcccatcgca ctcctggcggcacctcgtggcccgcacgcagcacgcgcgcctgcccatcgcagtgcgctcttagctcctggcggcacctcgtggcccgcacgcagcacgcgcgcctgcccatcgcagtgcgctcttagctcctggcggcacctcgtggcccgcacgcagcacgcgcgcctgcccagcgcagtgcactctcagctcctggcggcacctcgtggcccgcacgcagcacgcgcgcctgcccagcgcagtgcactctcagctcctggcggcacctcgtggcccgcacgcagcacgcgcgcctgcccagcgcagtgcactctcagctcctggcggcacctcgtggcccgcacgcagcacgcgcgcctgcccagcgcagtgcactctcagctcctggcggcacctcgtggcccgcacgcagcacgcgtgcctgcccagcgcagtgcactctcagctcctggcggcacctcgtggcccgcacgcagcacgcgcgcctgcccagcgcagtgcactctcagctcctggcggcacctcgtggcccgcacgcagcacgcgcgcctgcccagcgcagtgcactctcagctcctggcggcacctcgtggcccgcacgcagcacgcgcgcctgcccagcgcagtgcactctcagctcctggcggcacctcgtggcccgcacgcagcacgcgcgcctgcccagcgcagtgcactctcagctcctggcggcacctcgtggcccgcacgcagcacgcgcgcctgcccatcgcagtgcactctcagctcctggcggcacctcgtggcacctcgtggcccgcacgcagcacgcgcgcctgcccatcgcagtgcgccctcagctcctggcggcacctcgtggcccgcacgcagcacgcgcacctgcccatcgcagtgcgctcttag